The Microcebus murinus isolate Inina chromosome 4, M.murinus_Inina_mat1.0, whole genome shotgun sequence genome has a segment encoding these proteins:
- the SC5D gene encoding lathosterol oxidase: MDLVLSAADYYFFTPYIYPATWPEDDIFRQTISLLIVTNIGAYILYFFCATVSYYFVYDHSLMKHPQFLKNQVSREIKFTVQALPWMSIPTVALFLLELRGYSKLYDDIGEYPSGWFQLMFSVVSFLFFTDMLIYWIHRGLHHRLVYKRIHKPHHVWKIPSPFASHAFHPVDGFLQSLPYHIYPFIFPLHKVVYLGLYVLVNIWTISIHDGDFRVPEILKPLINGSAHHTDHHMFFDYNYGQYFTLWDRIGGSFKNPSSFEGKGPLSYVKKMTEEKCNSHAKNGCKNEKLFNGELTKTE, translated from the exons ATGGATCTTGTACTCAGTGCtgcagattattatttttttacaccATACATATATCCAGCCACATGGCCAGAGGATGATATCTTCCGACAAACCATTAGTCTCCTGATTGTAACAAATATTGGTGcttatatcctttatttcttctgtgCAACAGTGAGCTATTATTTTGTCTATGATCATTCATTAATGAAACATCCACAATTTTTAAAG aatcaAGTCTCTCGAGAGATTAAGTTTACTGTCCAGGCGTTGCCATGGATGAGTATTCCTACCGTTGCATTGTTCCTGCTAGAGTTGAGAGGTTACAGCAAATTGTATGACGACATAGGAGAGTATCCAAGTG GCTGGTTTCAACTCATGTTTAGTGTAGTATCGTTCCTCTTTTTCACTGACATGCTGATCTACTGGATTCACAGAGGCCTTCATCATAGACTTGTATATAAG CGCATACATAAACCTCATCATGTTTGGAAGATTCCTTCTCCATTTGCAAGTCATGCTTTTCACCCTGTGGATGGCTTCCTTCAGAGTCTACCTTACCATATatacccttttatttttccattacatAAGGTAGTTTATTTAGGTTTGTACGTCTTGGTTAATATCTGGACAATTTCCATTCATGATGGTGATTTTCGTGTCCCCGAAATCTTAAAGCCACTTATTAATGGCTCAGCTCATCACACAGACCACCACATGTTCTTTGACTACAACTATGGACAGTATTTCACATTGTGGGATAGAATTGGAGGCTCGTTCAAAAATCCCTCTTCCTTTGAGGGGAAGGGACCACTTAGTTACGTGAAAAAGATGACAGAAGAAAAGTGCAACAGCCATGCAAAAAATggttgtaaaaatgaaaaattattcaatggAGAGCTTACAAAGACTGAGTAG